A portion of the Clostridium gelidum genome contains these proteins:
- a CDS encoding TetR/AcrR family transcriptional regulator produces the protein MNNNLINENLDLRIRRTHKLLFESLISLLTEKNFDDIRISDICDKAMVHRTTFYKHFEDKYQLLDFLLRQLIKDFEEKSLQYTPADNAKQYYTNLFRLLLEHMCENRKMYSVGLLNNGSAMKQLRKIVLECIKAKLEHDENNGIKFIVPISIIAEFYSPALVYSAGEWLEEGMPISIDQMVEYCDTIVAGLHITHDN, from the coding sequence AATTAATGAAAACCTTGATTTAAGAATACGGAGAACACACAAACTACTCTTTGAATCTCTAATATCTTTGCTTACAGAAAAAAATTTTGATGATATTAGAATTTCAGATATCTGTGATAAAGCTATGGTACATAGAACTACCTTTTATAAACATTTTGAAGATAAATATCAATTACTTGATTTTCTGCTTAGGCAATTAATAAAAGATTTTGAAGAAAAGAGTTTACAATATACTCCTGCTGATAATGCAAAACAGTATTATACAAATTTATTTAGACTTCTTCTTGAACATATGTGTGAAAATAGGAAAATGTATTCTGTAGGATTATTAAATAATGGTTCTGCAATGAAACAACTTAGAAAAATAGTACTTGAATGTATAAAGGCAAAATTAGAACATGATGAGAATAACGGAATTAAATTTATCGTTCCAATATCAATTATTGCAGAATTTTATTCTCCTGCACTAGTTTATTCAGCTGGTGAGTGGCTTGAAGAAGGTATGCCTATTTCAATTGATCAAATGGTGGAATATTGTGATACTATAGTTGCTGGGCTACATATAACACATGATAACTAA
- a CDS encoding ISLre2 family transposase: MYELSLNDKGMTFKELEKRIYKYACDEACNALKSILEFLDEKLLNERDSKVYRNKGRKQTCLRTIMGNVEYSRRIYEFKLEDGKKATKYLLDEYLGMDTLGNVSINLVETILTNVTEVSFRKTSENIKTMCNQDISAQGVWNIVQTLGEKIKEIENRKIELNDKGALKGEKEVPVLFQEQDGVWLYLQGNDRPKGKNKKKELKLAVSYTGWTLRPGSKKEYVVVDKTVCASFSNSNHFKKLASATISEKYNVDEIQTRILNGDGANWIKATCEDEDIHFQLDPFHVGQAIIRKVSDKRAQKQLLKLFREGKIDEGLETIVNMMILTNEKDIAFKKLTELYDYFVHNRDGLIPYKLRSDINMPTAPEGMEYKNLGTMEHNICDVLAQRMKGRKMSWSINGADNLSKILSEKFSNRLFDTVDKIYRNIISDDVIDTVVAKLPLTVFQANKESNKCKAYKCNSAQIPYSGAAATLGRKIVRDLCGLKSFSDISYS, from the coding sequence ATGTATGAATTAAGTTTAAATGATAAAGGAATGACTTTCAAGGAGTTAGAGAAAAGAATTTATAAATATGCTTGTGACGAAGCTTGTAATGCTTTAAAAAGTATATTAGAATTTTTAGATGAAAAACTACTTAATGAAAGAGATAGCAAGGTTTACCGTAATAAAGGTCGTAAGCAAACTTGTTTGAGGACTATTATGGGGAACGTAGAGTATTCTAGGCGCATTTATGAATTTAAACTTGAAGATGGTAAGAAAGCAACTAAGTACCTTTTGGATGAGTATTTAGGGATGGACACTTTAGGAAATGTGTCTATAAATCTCGTAGAAACTATTTTAACTAACGTGACGGAGGTTTCTTTTAGAAAGACATCTGAGAATATTAAAACTATGTGTAATCAAGATATTAGTGCTCAAGGCGTTTGGAACATAGTTCAAACACTTGGGGAAAAGATTAAAGAAATAGAAAATCGTAAAATTGAGTTAAATGACAAAGGTGCATTAAAAGGCGAAAAGGAAGTACCAGTATTGTTTCAGGAGCAAGATGGAGTTTGGCTCTATCTTCAAGGTAATGATAGACCAAAAGGGAAAAATAAAAAGAAAGAGTTAAAACTAGCAGTATCATATACTGGCTGGACTTTACGCCCAGGGAGCAAAAAAGAATATGTGGTTGTTGATAAAACTGTTTGTGCAAGCTTTAGCAATTCCAATCACTTTAAAAAGCTTGCTAGCGCAACAATTTCAGAAAAATACAATGTAGATGAAATTCAAACTAGAATATTAAACGGTGATGGAGCAAATTGGATTAAAGCAACTTGTGAGGATGAAGACATTCATTTTCAGCTAGATCCATTTCATGTAGGCCAAGCGATTATACGTAAGGTAAGTGATAAAAGAGCTCAAAAGCAATTACTAAAACTATTTAGAGAAGGTAAAATTGATGAAGGTCTAGAAACTATTGTAAATATGATGATACTTACAAACGAAAAAGATATTGCATTTAAGAAGCTTACTGAATTATATGATTACTTTGTTCACAATAGAGATGGATTAATACCGTATAAATTAAGAAGTGACATAAACATGCCTACGGCGCCGGAAGGCATGGAATACAAGAATCTAGGCACAATGGAACATAATATTTGTGATGTATTAGCTCAAAGAATGAAGGGCAGAAAAATGAGCTGGTCTATTAATGGTGCAGATAATTTATCTAAAATATTATCTGAAAAATTTAGTAATAGGTTGTTTGATACTGTAGATAAAATCTACAGAAATATTATTTCTGATGATGTTATTGATACAGTAGTTGCAAAACTACCATTAACAGTATTTCAAGCGAATAAAGAATCTAATAAGTGTAAGGCATATAAGTGCAATAGTGCACAAATTCCGTATAGCGGAGCTGCCGCAACGTTAGGTAGAAAAATAGTACGTGATTTATGTGGATTAAAATCATTTAGTGATATTAGTTATAGTTAA
- a CDS encoding IS1182 family transposase gives MLKTKLYNKNYNQFNDNYQLILPLNLENLIPEDDSVRLLSHILEGLNYTKLYQAYSSVGRKPAVEPKIMFKIVSYAYSQNVYSSRKIEKACKRDINFKWLLQGYKAPDHATISRFRKEYLSNEVIEDLFYQQVKYLAAQKEILFENVFIDGTKIEANANRYTFVWKKSIYKNEEKMFDKILTLAENINLEESRDFIVKKETLIYDIDKILEWLLYEKDKRNIEFVHGIGKRKTAIQKWIEQLFEYKERQEKYNFSKNILSKRNSYSKTDTDATFMRMKDDHMRNGQLKPAYNAQIAVESEYVTGVGIFDDRNDIATLIPMLNNMQEKIGYKYLNVIADSGYESEENYLFLESNNQTPYIKPQTYEKWKKRSFKNDISKRENMKYDAESDLYICHNGRKLIPTSIINRKSASGYKSEATIYECESCDNCAHKSKCTKAKGNRKMQVSKTFVEKREISYRNITTEFGTKLRMNRSIQVEGAFGVLKSDYEFNRFLTRGKNSVKTEFILLCFGYNINKLHLKIQNERTQNHLHELKSTA, from the coding sequence ATGTTAAAAACCAAATTATACAATAAAAATTATAATCAATTTAATGATAATTATCAACTTATATTACCATTAAATTTAGAAAACTTAATACCAGAAGATGATTCAGTCCGCTTGCTAAGCCATATATTGGAGGGATTAAATTATACAAAGTTGTATCAGGCGTACTCTTCCGTTGGAAGAAAACCGGCAGTGGAACCAAAAATCATGTTCAAAATAGTATCGTATGCTTATTCTCAAAATGTTTATTCTAGTAGAAAAATAGAGAAAGCATGCAAAAGAGATATAAATTTCAAGTGGCTACTTCAAGGTTATAAAGCACCTGATCATGCTACCATTAGTAGATTCCGTAAAGAATATCTTTCAAATGAAGTAATTGAAGATTTATTTTATCAACAAGTTAAATATCTAGCAGCTCAAAAGGAAATATTATTTGAAAATGTATTTATTGATGGTACTAAAATCGAAGCGAATGCCAATCGTTATACTTTTGTTTGGAAGAAATCCATTTATAAAAATGAGGAAAAAATGTTTGATAAGATTCTTACTCTTGCTGAAAATATCAATCTTGAAGAATCGAGAGACTTTATTGTTAAAAAAGAAACATTGATATATGATATTGATAAAATTCTCGAATGGCTTTTATATGAAAAAGACAAAAGAAACATAGAGTTTGTTCACGGTATTGGTAAAAGAAAAACTGCAATTCAGAAATGGATAGAGCAACTATTTGAATATAAAGAAAGACAAGAAAAATATAATTTCAGTAAAAACATATTATCAAAAAGAAATAGTTATTCTAAAACTGATACAGATGCAACTTTTATGCGTATGAAAGATGACCATATGAGAAATGGTCAATTGAAACCTGCATATAATGCACAAATCGCAGTTGAAAGTGAATACGTAACCGGGGTCGGAATATTTGATGATAGAAATGATATAGCAACATTAATACCTATGCTTAATAATATGCAAGAAAAAATTGGGTATAAATATCTTAATGTAATTGCAGATTCTGGTTACGAAAGTGAGGAGAACTATTTATTTTTAGAATCTAACAATCAAACTCCGTATATAAAACCACAAACTTATGAAAAGTGGAAAAAAAGAAGTTTTAAAAATGATATTAGTAAACGTGAAAACATGAAATATGATGCAGAATCAGATTTATATATTTGCCATAATGGTAGAAAGTTGATTCCGACCTCTATTATTAATAGAAAATCCGCCAGTGGATACAAATCAGAGGCTACTATCTATGAGTGTGAAAGTTGTGATAACTGTGCTCATAAATCGAAGTGCACGAAAGCAAAAGGAAATAGAAAGATGCAAGTTTCAAAAACTTTTGTGGAAAAGCGTGAAATATCTTATAGAAATATCACAACTGAATTTGGAACTAAATTAAGAATGAACAGATCTATTCAGGTCGAAGGAGCATTTGGAGTTCTAAAAAGTGATTATGAATTCAATAGATTTTTAACACGTGGAAAAAATAGTGTTAAAACTGAATTTATTTTGCTTTGTTTTGGCTACAACATTAACAAATTGCATTTAAAAATACAAAATGAAAGAACCCAAAATCATCTTCATGAATTAAAATCTACTGCCTAA
- a CDS encoding [Fe-Fe] hydrogenase large subunit C-terminal domain-containing protein yields the protein MYNFIEQIYLDEEKCIGCNKCIANCPVTGANIAYIVDGNNKIKVNTEKCIHCGKCIKVCDHNARDFKDDTERFFKDLYNGKKLSVIAAPSIIVNFHEYKKLLGYLKNLGVNFIYDVSFGADITVWAYLKTMKKDNLNTMIAQPCPSIVNYIQKYQPELIDKLAPVHSPMMCAAIYMKKYENIKDDIAFLSPCVAKSDEINDKNTYGYVKYNVTFKKLTEYLEANNIDLYNYEEAKFDDMGCSLGFLFSRPGGLKENIELHIKDAWIRQINGPHNAYKYLEDYNNNLKNNKEAPLLVDILNCSYGCNFGTGTCNKYTNSTTIDEVDYKFAKLKNIKKADKGGKLVRKKIKWLYGYFDKKLKLEDFRRVYNKTIIVNDIIEPSNKEYDEIFIKMNKLTEESRNINCSACGYSSCKTMAKCIHNGLNILSNCIDYNKKEVIIEHHLLEERNEFFTNISHELRTPINVIYSVLQMQMSYYDNLSIEDITKYNNIIKQNCLRLIRLVNNIIDLSRIEAGFFKPLFAVEDIISVIENITLSITTYAENKKMNVVFDTEMEELYCNCDSNLIERIMLNLLSNSVKYGREKGTIKVCIYKTDLHNVTISVEDDGIGIPDEMQKKIFERFQKVDSSLSRQNEGSGIGLSLVKSLVEIQGGTITCKSKLNVGTKFLITFPFDSEDNELAASMENHILYEKNSAEKVNIEFSDIYI from the coding sequence ATGTATAATTTTATAGAACAAATATATTTAGACGAGGAAAAATGCATAGGCTGTAATAAATGCATCGCTAATTGCCCTGTTACTGGCGCTAATATTGCTTATATTGTTGATGGAAATAATAAAATAAAAGTTAATACTGAAAAATGTATTCATTGTGGAAAATGCATTAAAGTTTGTGATCATAATGCTAGAGATTTTAAAGATGATACAGAAAGATTCTTTAAAGACTTATATAATGGAAAGAAATTATCAGTAATTGCAGCGCCATCTATTATAGTAAATTTTCATGAATATAAAAAATTATTAGGTTACTTAAAAAATTTAGGAGTAAACTTTATTTATGACGTATCCTTTGGTGCGGACATAACTGTTTGGGCATATTTAAAAACAATGAAAAAAGATAATTTAAATACGATGATAGCTCAGCCTTGTCCTTCAATTGTTAACTACATACAAAAATATCAGCCAGAATTAATAGATAAACTTGCACCGGTGCATAGTCCAATGATGTGTGCTGCTATTTATATGAAAAAGTATGAAAATATAAAGGATGATATTGCATTTTTATCACCATGTGTCGCAAAATCTGATGAAATTAATGATAAAAATACTTATGGTTATGTAAAATACAATGTAACCTTTAAAAAACTAACAGAATATTTGGAAGCTAATAATATCGATTTATATAATTATGAGGAAGCTAAATTTGATGATATGGGTTGTAGTTTAGGCTTTCTTTTCAGTAGACCAGGAGGACTTAAGGAAAATATTGAGTTACATATAAAAGATGCTTGGATAAGACAAATAAACGGGCCACATAATGCTTATAAATACCTTGAAGATTATAACAATAATTTAAAAAACAACAAGGAAGCACCTTTACTTGTAGACATTCTTAATTGTTCTTATGGTTGTAATTTTGGTACAGGTACCTGTAATAAGTATACAAATTCCACAACAATAGATGAAGTTGATTATAAATTTGCTAAGTTAAAGAATATAAAAAAAGCAGATAAAGGTGGAAAATTAGTACGGAAAAAAATTAAATGGTTATATGGTTATTTCGATAAAAAATTGAAACTTGAAGATTTTAGAAGAGTATATAACAAAACAATTATTGTTAATGATATAATAGAACCCTCTAATAAAGAATATGATGAAATATTTATAAAAATGAACAAGCTAACTGAAGAATCAAGAAATATTAATTGTTCAGCATGCGGTTATAGCTCTTGCAAAACCATGGCTAAATGTATTCATAATGGATTGAATATATTATCAAACTGCATTGATTACAACAAGAAGGAAGTAATTATTGAGCATCATTTATTAGAAGAAAGAAATGAATTTTTTACAAATATATCTCACGAGTTAAGAACTCCAATAAATGTTATTTATTCTGTTTTGCAAATGCAAATGAGTTATTATGATAATTTATCCATAGAGGATATTACAAAATATAATAATATAATTAAACAAAATTGTTTAAGACTGATTAGATTAGTTAACAATATAATTGACTTATCTAGAATAGAAGCAGGATTCTTTAAACCATTATTTGCAGTAGAAGACATTATAAGTGTAATTGAGAATATAACCTTGTCAATTACAACTTATGCAGAAAATAAAAAGATGAATGTAGTTTTTGATACAGAAATGGAAGAATTATATTGTAACTGTGATTCGAATTTAATTGAAAGAATAATGTTAAATTTGTTATCGAATTCCGTGAAGTATGGAAGAGAAAAGGGCACTATTAAGGTATGTATTTATAAAACAGATTTACATAACGTGACTATTAGTGTAGAAGATGACGGAATAGGAATACCTGACGAAATGCAGAAAAAGATTTTTGAGAGATTTCAAAAGGTTGATTCAAGTTTATCTAGACAAAATGAAGGTAGCGGAATAGGTCTATCTCTTGTAAAATCTCTTGTAGAAATTCAAGGTGGCACTATAACTTGTAAAAGTAAACTTAATGTGGGAACTAAATTTTTAATTACTTTTCCTTTTGACAGTGAAGATAATGAGTTGGCTGCAAGCATGGAAAATCATATACTTTATGAAAAAAATAGTGCTGAAAAAGTCAATATTGAATTTTCAGATATATATATTTAA
- a CDS encoding prohibitin family protein, with protein sequence MKNKMIGAIVSGVVLIGILACGIMSAHTIKAGYVGIVYSMDGGIRDEVLSQGLKFVSPLSSVRQYSVATEQAYLSKDAKEGSNGDDSFSVPTSDGKTVNVDLEFSYHFDADKLPQTFTKFKGQDGKTIEDTFIRGKMKAWTAEVSSKFSVIDIYGEKRADLNAKVLEHTKQNFNEYGIVIDSVNFSRIGLDDATSQAIQTRINKQQELETSKLEAEKAKIDAEAKVTQAEGQAKANDVLAKSIDQSILQSKFIDKWDGKTPIVMGSGGNIMDISSLMNQDKQVK encoded by the coding sequence ATGAAAAACAAAATGATAGGGGCAATTGTTTCAGGCGTAGTACTTATAGGCATTTTAGCTTGTGGCATAATGTCAGCACATACAATTAAAGCAGGGTATGTAGGAATTGTATATTCAATGGATGGTGGAATAAGAGATGAAGTATTATCTCAAGGATTAAAGTTTGTATCGCCTTTATCTTCAGTAAGACAATATTCAGTAGCAACAGAACAAGCATATTTATCTAAAGATGCAAAAGAAGGTTCAAACGGAGATGATTCTTTTTCAGTTCCAACATCAGATGGTAAAACAGTAAATGTTGATCTTGAGTTTTCGTATCATTTCGATGCAGATAAATTACCACAAACTTTTACAAAATTTAAAGGACAAGATGGTAAAACAATTGAGGATACATTTATTAGAGGTAAAATGAAAGCATGGACAGCAGAAGTAAGTAGTAAATTTAGTGTAATAGATATTTATGGAGAAAAACGTGCTGATTTAAATGCAAAAGTGTTAGAACATACAAAACAAAATTTTAATGAATATGGTATTGTAATTGATTCTGTAAACTTTTCAAGAATAGGATTGGATGATGCAACATCACAAGCTATTCAAACTAGAATTAACAAGCAACAAGAATTAGAGACATCTAAATTAGAAGCTGAAAAAGCTAAGATTGATGCAGAAGCTAAGGTTACTCAAGCAGAAGGTCAAGCTAAGGCAAATGATGTATTAGCTAAATCAATAGACCAAAGTATTTTACAATCTAAATTCATAGATAAATGGGATGGTAAAACTCCTATAGTTATGGGTAGTGGTGGTAATATAATGGATATATCATCTTTAATGAATCAAGATAAACAAGTGAAATAA
- a CDS encoding ABC transporter substrate binding protein — protein MENTSKLKISKKLVFLLFLLFIVIDFQKISVKANELPKNILIINSYSNGFYWTDGECDGIIDTLNSKENVIKYVEYMDWKRYNSEESLNKLYEYYKYKYSGKKIDLIITTDDAALNFAIKYRKDLFSDAPLVFGGVNKDPANIILKDVTNVTGIYESTYPEVTINDALKMKPKTKKLYVIHDNTETGISFYNLVKNSVSLLDVNLIVDDLSNYDIDELTNKVSTLENDSIVIFDAYSTDAKGLSLPMEKFANRISSNSSVPIFTTSEVLIGEGCIGGSVLSAKVHGIDIGTLALKILSGEDINQIPFVDKKSLRSIYDYNILKKYGLDSYPLPPDSIVINKPFSFYETYKLQIYIVASIFMILLALVIYLMINILERIKVEKKLIENNEEISALYEELIASEESLQINYIELNKRQDEILLSEEKYRLVVESSTDITWEQNCKDNTRKYSDKLFEILGYTNDELNTSHDWKNIVHLQDRDILKVITTNYANNTINKKNIEYRVRCKNGQYKWIISNSNPQFDANGNLVKVYGAYKDITELKENQLEINNLAFYDSITQLPNRVSLYNTIGKLTESKKEFALFFLDLDNFKIINDSFGHPVGDKLLILVAERINSMNKDEHTAFRLSGDEFIILYTGSKDKVVIENIASTILLKISESYDIDGSHFHISSSIGIALYPENGVDVYELLKNADTAMYNSKESGKNKYTFFNTVMGENTIRKINLHNNLHDAIENNEFILYYQPITDVISGQIVGMEALIRWISPTEGFIPPDKFIQAAEESGQIIEIGTWVIRSACNFANELLDLGHKNFYISINVSAVQLMQKNFKDILFNIINETGVPTECLLIEITESVFMESFDDMTILLSEIRKQGIRIALDDFGCGYSSLTYLKHLPMDVVKIDKSFIDDILGDNQKECVVGLIITLMKQLEFKVIAEGIETKEQLEYISKYNCDLFQGYLVSKPVPKEQIINLLN, from the coding sequence ATGGAAAATACTTCAAAACTTAAAATATCAAAAAAATTAGTTTTCCTACTTTTCCTATTATTTATTGTAATAGACTTTCAGAAAATTTCGGTAAAAGCAAATGAACTCCCTAAAAATATCCTAATTATAAATTCCTACTCTAATGGTTTTTATTGGACCGATGGAGAATGTGACGGGATTATTGATACTTTAAATTCTAAAGAAAACGTTATAAAGTATGTAGAATACATGGATTGGAAAAGATATAACTCTGAAGAAAGTTTGAACAAGTTATATGAGTATTATAAATATAAATATTCAGGAAAAAAAATTGATTTAATAATCACAACAGATGATGCAGCTTTGAATTTTGCAATAAAATATAGGAAGGACTTATTCTCTGATGCACCCTTAGTCTTCGGAGGCGTCAATAAAGATCCTGCTAATATAATATTAAAAGATGTCACTAATGTAACTGGTATTTACGAATCTACTTACCCAGAAGTGACTATTAATGATGCCTTAAAAATGAAACCTAAAACAAAAAAACTATATGTAATCCATGACAATACTGAGACAGGGATAAGTTTTTATAATTTAGTAAAAAATTCAGTATCATTACTTGATGTAAATCTTATTGTAGATGATTTAAGTAACTATGATATTGATGAATTAACTAATAAGGTTTCAACTCTTGAAAATGACAGTATAGTCATTTTTGATGCTTATAGTACTGATGCAAAAGGGCTTTCCCTCCCCATGGAAAAGTTTGCGAATAGAATTTCCAGCAATAGTTCAGTACCTATTTTCACCACATCAGAAGTCTTAATAGGTGAAGGCTGTATTGGTGGTAGCGTGCTCAGTGCTAAAGTTCACGGAATTGACATAGGCACTCTTGCTCTTAAAATTCTAAGTGGGGAAGATATAAATCAAATCCCTTTTGTAGACAAAAAGTCTCTCCGTTCTATATATGACTACAACATACTTAAAAAGTATGGATTAGATTCATATCCCCTTCCTCCAGATAGTATAGTAATTAATAAACCATTTTCATTCTATGAAACATATAAACTCCAAATTTATATTGTTGCTTCAATATTTATGATTCTCTTAGCTTTGGTTATATATCTTATGATTAATATACTGGAACGAATTAAAGTAGAAAAAAAACTCATTGAAAATAACGAGGAAATTAGCGCTCTATATGAAGAACTCATTGCATCTGAAGAATCTTTACAAATAAATTATATTGAGCTTAACAAAAGACAAGATGAAATTTTATTAAGTGAAGAAAAATATAGATTGGTAGTTGAATCTTCAACTGACATCACTTGGGAGCAAAATTGTAAAGATAATACTAGAAAATACTCTGACAAATTATTTGAGATACTTGGATATACAAATGATGAACTAAATACTTCTCATGATTGGAAAAATATAGTTCATCTACAAGATAGAGATATTTTAAAGGTAATAACTACAAACTATGCAAATAATACGATTAATAAAAAAAATATTGAATATAGAGTACGATGTAAAAATGGACAATACAAATGGATTATTTCAAATTCAAACCCACAATTCGATGCAAACGGAAATTTAGTAAAAGTATATGGTGCTTATAAAGATATAACCGAATTAAAAGAGAATCAATTAGAAATAAACAACCTTGCATTTTATGATTCCATTACTCAACTTCCGAATAGGGTATCTTTATATAATACAATTGGAAAATTAACTGAGTCAAAAAAAGAATTTGCATTGTTTTTTTTAGATCTCGACAATTTTAAAATAATAAATGATTCTTTTGGACATCCTGTTGGCGATAAATTGTTAATATTAGTAGCGGAGCGTATAAATTCTATGAATAAAGATGAACACACTGCTTTTAGACTTAGTGGTGATGAATTTATTATTCTTTATACAGGTTCAAAAGATAAAGTAGTTATAGAGAATATAGCAAGTACAATTCTATTAAAAATATCAGAATCATATGATATAGATGGTAGCCATTTTCATATCAGTTCGAGTATTGGTATCGCATTGTATCCTGAAAATGGTGTCGATGTATATGAATTACTCAAAAATGCTGATACTGCAATGTACAATTCAAAAGAATCAGGAAAAAACAAATATACATTTTTCAATACTGTTATGGGTGAAAATACAATAAGGAAAATTAATTTACATAATAATTTACATGATGCCATTGAAAATAATGAATTCATTTTATATTATCAACCAATAACAGATGTCATTAGTGGTCAAATAGTCGGAATGGAAGCTTTAATAAGATGGATAAGCCCTACAGAAGGTTTTATTCCACCAGATAAATTTATACAAGCTGCAGAAGAGTCGGGCCAGATTATTGAAATAGGAACTTGGGTTATACGAAGTGCATGTAATTTTGCTAATGAACTTTTAGATTTAGGACATAAAAATTTTTATATCTCAATAAATGTATCTGCAGTACAGCTTATGCAAAAAAATTTCAAGGATATATTATTTAATATTATAAATGAAACTGGTGTTCCAACTGAATGTTTACTGATTGAAATTACTGAATCCGTTTTTATGGAATCCTTTGATGATATGACAATATTACTTTCAGAAATTAGAAAACAAGGTATAAGAATAGCTCTTGATGATTTTGGATGTGGATATTCTTCATTAACATATTTAAAACACCTTCCTATGGATGTAGTAAAAATTGACAAGTCATTTATTGATGATATTTTAGGTGATAATCAGAAAGAGTGTGTTGTAGGTTTAATAATAACACTTATGAAACAGCTTGAATTTAAAGTTATTGCTGAAGGTATTGAAACAAAAGAACAACTAGAATATATAAGTAAATATAACTGCGATTTATTTCAAGGTTATTTAGTTAGTAAACCAGTTCCAAAAGAACAGATAATAAACCTCCTTAACTAG
- a CDS encoding methyl-accepting chemotaxis protein — translation MFKFINSEKSKEIDIPEGSKIVYSKDGVKCFVYIEEVMELVAQIKNNANFIINEEGNITYGLDKLLKGAEYTTNQTEKVNEYLQILSKNSDKTENLLVEVFSSLNKSQTQIHTAQTDFGDLIKQVKTVSTVFDEFIQLISNIQLQYNSIQDFATIITGIAGQTNLLSLNASIEAARAGESGRGFSVVANEIKKLSVDTQKNAKDIIDSLKSLTFSMDQLSDKSNEGTSVINKTTNIIEKSSSSLEDIIEAESEVNENVQEVQKSQKENLNGIKEISTNLNNLVDKSKSENQQLEQIVYSIQKKADYYINMFNYLHQIQMLDEE, via the coding sequence ATGTTTAAATTTATAAATAGTGAAAAATCAAAAGAAATAGATATTCCAGAAGGAAGCAAAATTGTTTATTCCAAAGATGGTGTAAAATGTTTCGTTTATATAGAGGAAGTTATGGAATTAGTAGCTCAAATAAAAAATAACGCTAATTTTATTATTAATGAAGAGGGTAATATAACTTATGGATTGGATAAACTTCTTAAAGGAGCAGAATATACAACAAATCAAACTGAAAAAGTTAATGAGTATTTACAAATATTATCTAAAAATAGTGATAAGACTGAAAATTTACTGGTGGAAGTTTTTTCAAGCCTTAACAAGTCTCAAACACAAATTCATACGGCTCAAACAGATTTTGGCGATTTAATAAAACAAGTTAAAACAGTTTCAACAGTATTTGATGAATTTATTCAACTAATTTCTAATATTCAATTACAATATAATAGCATTCAAGACTTTGCTACTATTATAACTGGAATTGCTGGTCAAACAAATTTATTATCATTAAATGCATCAATAGAAGCTGCACGAGCAGGGGAGTCAGGGCGAGGTTTTTCAGTAGTTGCAAATGAAATAAAAAAACTTTCAGTTGATACTCAAAAGAATGCAAAAGATATTATTGATTCTCTAAAAAGTTTGACATTTTCAATGGATCAATTATCTGATAAATCCAATGAAGGAACTTCGGTTATAAATAAAACAACCAATATTATTGAAAAATCATCTTCTAGTTTAGAGGATATAATTGAAGCAGAATCAGAAGTAAATGAAAATGTACAAGAGGTTCAAAAATCTCAAAAAGAAAATTTAAATGGTATAAAAGAAATATCTACTAATTTAAATAATTTAGTAGATAAATCAAAATCAGAAAATCAGCAATTAGAACAAATTGTTTATAGTATTCAGAAAAAAGCAGATTATTACATTAATATGTTTAATTATTTACATCAAATACAAATGCTTGATGAGGAATAA